AATACAGTAAGGCTGCTAGCGAATTAACTCAAATTTTTAATGACATGAAAGACTTGTACTGTGACGTAAAGTCTAAAGAACATACGGAAAATTTAGATACTGACATATCTAAACTAAAAGAACTTGAAGAGAGGTTTTATCTAATTTCAAGGCCTAAACAAATAATTTTAAGCGACTGGTTTGCTCACTATAAATTCTTTTGGCAGTGGAGAACACACATAAAATGGCTGGTTGACGAACTAGGCCTAACGAAAAAAGACAAGATTCCATTATCTTTTGTTGCAATTTGTACTTTCATGTTTGTTGGGCTATTGATATTAGTGTTTTTTGATTGCATTGCAGTATTTTGGAGTCTGTTAATAAATTTTTGCTAACAATGTGGCGGGGACATGGCTTCTATAAAGCCGATACCCGATGAATATCATCGGCTCAACAAAAATTTAATGCACATACAAACTAGACTTCTTTGAGTTTTTTAATAATAAAGTCAATGTCGTGAAACTATCTGTTTTTAGTAGCCAAGAACAATTTAATGGGCTAGCCAGATAAGTGCATGATTCGCGCCCCTCCTCAGGATGTTGGCTATATCAGTATAGTCTTTCCATTCGGCTCTATCGTTTATAGTCTTTAGCTTCACAGATAGTAGAGCAAAAAACTTACAAACTTCAGAATATTGCCATCGGCGTTTTATAGGATTAGTCGTTTTTACGAAGTCCAAATTCTCAAAAAAGATATTTTTGCGCTATTACTCGTTTGAAATATTTTTATCTAGCTTTATCACTCCATAATCCTCTCCTGGGTAAATTTTTTGGGAAAAATCAAGCACCAAACTCCAAAAACTCGTCAAACCAGCCGCGCTGCGCATTATTTAAGGTGCGCAGCATATCCTCTTTATTTTCCAAAGCAGGGACAATTCGTCTGAGTTAGCATAGCGCATAGCTTGAGCTACGATTCTTTCAGGCGTCTCCATAACATCGTAAGGTAGCTTCCACCAGATGTATTTATTTGCAAAATATCTTAAAATTTCATCTCTACTCACTAATTATAGCTCACTCATAAGTTTTAAATTTATCTCTTTTAACGCCTCTTTTACAAGAGTATTGGCTTCTTGTTCTTTGCCCAGTCTTGTCGCCAAATCCAAAATAACATTGTATAGCATTACATTATCTTTTGGAAATCTAGTGCACTCCATTCCAGCATTTACATAACTTTCCATAGTTTCTCCAAGCTCTTTTGGGCTTTTGGTCGCGCCTAGCTCTCTTAAAAGCTCGTCTGAAATCTCCACTTTTTTTAATGCCATTGTCTTTTCCCTTTCTAATTTTATTTTATAATGTTGTTTAATTTACTGTTTTTATAACGTTTTCAAACCATTCTATTTTATTGGGCGAATAAAGGGTGATTGTGCCATCTTGCTTTTTAGCGATAAAATTTAAATTTGAAAACTTTTGTTTTTCTCTATCCTCGATCAATTCACTATTATCAAAAAAATAAATCACATCGCATATTGGGATAATGTGGGCTAAATTTTCAAAGCTTTGTGAAAAACGCCTTTCAAGCGTTGCTTCATCAATGGAGTGTCCGTTTCTTGCTGCTCTTATGGCCACTCGTTGTTTTGAGAGTTCGATGCTATTTAAGCCAACATAATAAAGGGTAATATAGTAGCCAGCCTCTTTGGCTTCATTTATAAATTTAACTATACTATGCCCGCTAAGAGTAGTTTCTATATTAAAATCTATCCCTCGCTTAATGTAAGACTTTCTTAGCTTTAATGCAAGCCTACCAGCTCTATTTTGATCTTTGGGATTTTGCCAGTCGCCAAATTCTCTAACGATTTCATCAGAATTTATCCTTGCACCATAGATGACAGAATCTACTTCAAGCTGGTTAATATAAAATGTAGATTTACCTGCGCCATTTACACCTGCAAATATATATAGTTTCTTTTGATCGTCCATTTCTTATCTCTTTACTCTTTTAAATTTTAAAGCTAAAAAGCCTAAATTTACACTTTTGAACTTTTTTCTGGGAAATTTTTAAGCCTCTCCATCTATTTTTGTCCCAAATCCTGACATAACTTTTTCAAGTGTAGAATATGCTTCATTCAAATCAATGCTTGCACCATCAATATAGTCTTTTAAAATAGCCTCATATTCATCTTGGCAAGACAAACAAGTATCTATTAAAAATCCCTTTTGGTTCTCATAATTTTTAAGCCCACGATAGTAAAATGCCTGATGCTCTACATCTATTATAAAAGGGGTAATGCCATTTTTAAGGCACTCTTTAAACATTATTAACCTACCAATTCTACCATTACCATCTTCAAATGGATGTATTCTTTCAAATTTATAATGAAAATCTATAATATCTTTTATGTCTATATTAGTTTTTATAGTATATTCACTAAGTAGCCTTTCTATCTCTTGCACAACTTGTTTTGGTTTAGTAGTTGAAAAATCCCCTATATAATTTGCTGTTTTCTTATAGTCGCCTATTACATCATCGCTAGTCCCATTCTTTAAAATTCTATGAAGCTCTTTTAAAAAATCTTGCGTGATAGGCTCGTGAATTTTTTCTAATATAAAGTCAAATGCCTTAAAATGATTTCTGGTTTCTAATATATCGTTTATTTTTATCTCTTCGCCGTCTTTTTCCGAAAAAAAGGAGCTTGTCTCATAAATATGCCTAGTCTGCTCCTTGCTTAATCTACTGCCCTCAATATGATTAGAATTGTATGCAAAAACTATCTGGTTTAAATGATAAAAACCGTTTTTTATATGATTTCTCTTTTCATATAGTAAAATTTCAAGCGAAGAAAATTTTTCCATAGCTAAACCGCCTTTAAGATTTAAAACCTATATTTGATCTCATTTTTACTCCTTTACTTGTATTGTATTTTTAACTTGCTATCTTCGTTTTCATTGTCGATATAGCTATGTTTTAAGTCGGTATTACTATCATTACTTAAAAGATAACTATTCCTGTTTTCTTTTATTTTTAAATAACCGAATTTTACAAGCTCGTCAATTTCTTTTTTAGCCATATCTTTGCTGATTTTAGCAATAGATGCAAATTTGGCGATATCTATACCGCCGTCAAAGTTGCTAACGCCGACGTCCAATACTTTGTTTAGGACTTTTTGTTGGGTCTTGTTTAAATTACAAGTTCTAAATTTATCCCAAAAATCGGTCTTAAAGGCAATATTCTTTATAAGATTGATACTATCTTTGATGGCACGGTTCGTCATTTCTAAATGCCATTTAATCCACGCCGTAAAATCACAATTTGGATTACTCACAAGTTTGGTCGTCTGTTCTAGCTTCTCGTAATAAGCTTTTTTGTTGCTTTGAATAATGCTAGAAATAGAATACAATTTAATATTATTATTCGGCAAGCAATAGTCCGCCAACGCCCTTGTTATTCTACCGTTGCCGTCATCGTATGGATGTATAACTACAAACCATAGATGAGCTATCGCACTTTTTACATAAGCGTTTTCTTGACTATTATTAATAAAATCCAAAAATAACTTCATATATTTTTCAATATGTTTTGGCGGAACAGCTTCATAATGAATCTTTTCGCGCGTCATTGCCCCAGAAACAACTTGTATTTGGCTATCTCTAAATTGAGCTACTTTGATTTTAAATAAACCGCTATATCCACTCTCAAATATAGCATTATGCCAACCGTGCAATCTTTCGATACTCATAGGCGCTTTATTTAAATTTGCGTCTATTAATATCGATATTAAATTATCGGTTTGTCTAGTCGAGCTAGTATCGGCCAAGCCGTCAAACTTTTCGTCTAGTTTCTTTTTTATCGATGAGCGAACGCTTGCTCTATCGAGTATTTCGCCTTCAATAAGCGATGAGTTTATAATCTCGTTTTCCAATGAGCTGATTTGAGCTTGTAAAAAATCATTTTTATTTATTTTATTTACTATATTACTTAATATAGTATGATTTTTTTTCTATCTCCTTAATTATCCCAACAGTATCTACCTTATTATAAATAAAATTTGGATAGTTATGGTGTTGCCATATCCATTTTTTATTCTTATACGACTCATCGCAAAATATATTTTCATTGGTTATATTATACGCATTTAAGGCATTATTAATATTTTTTTGTTTATCGTTGTTATTAATATCCATATTTAATCCTTAATATAGTGTATTATAGCTAATATATTGAAATAGGTCAATATAATATACGCTTTATAGCTTATTGCTATCAATAATACCTAGTTATATAATTATTACTTGACAAATTTAGCTATTGTGATATAATATTCTAAACTATTTACATAATAGTATTTAAAAATAAGAGCTTTTAGAAAATTTATCCTTGTGATAAATCTTAAAAAATATTTTACATAATAACCAATTATGTAAAATAAAGAGAGGAATTTATGAAAAATGACGAAAAACTAGACTTTGCGGACGAGATGGCAAACTACCGCGATAACTTCATTTCGTATAATAAAATAGCAGACAAGAGCATTAATACGATTAACACGTATAAAAATTGTCTTGACGGCTTTGTGGAGTTTTGTTATGAGAATAATGACATAATTACATTTAATAATCTAAGTCAAAAGCATATAACAGACTACTTTATATGGTTAGATGAACTATATAAGAAAAAACAAAAGAAAAAGGCTATTAATAAAAGTAAAAGTATATCAAGCTCAACAAAGCTTAGTTATTTAACTATCTTAAAGATTTTCTTTAAGTATATTACTAATAATAACGATATGCTTATAGATTTAGAAAAAATACTAGATAACTACAAGATTGCAAAGAAAAAGACGAGCAAGCTTGAAAATTTTATGAAAGAGAGTGAGAGGGATAAAATTTTAGATTACATAGAAAATAGGCTCGTTAAAAAACCCGAGTATAGATATAACAAAAATTATAGAGATTCACTCTTAATAAAGCTAATGTTAAAAAGCGGACTTAGAATAAGCGAGGCATTAAATTTAAAATTTAGCGATTTTCAAGAGAGCGACGACGGAGAATTTTATGATATAAATATACTAGCAAAAGGCGGAGAGTATCAAACGGCTTATATCGCGAAAAGCTATATAGAATCTGAATTTACTTATTTACTAGAACGTAGCGATATCGACAGCTACATCTTTACTGGCGGTCTTGAAAATAAACCTATTTCTAGGCAAAATGCGTATTCTTTACTAGCTCGCATATACAGAAAGTGTGGCATAGTAAATAAAAGAGGTTGCCATATATTAAGGCACTCATTTGCTATGAATATGGTTGAGAAAAATACGAATTTGGGCGTTATCCAAAAGGCTCTTAGGCACAAAAAGATACAGACTACTATGATATACGCCGACGCTACGGGTGATATGGTCAAGAAAGAGATGAAAAGGGTGATGTAGAGTGTTTGACAGTTATATGTTATTATGATATAATAACTATATATTGAATATGTATTTTTATTTATAGTAAATTGGAGCAAGGATGTCGATTTCGAGTAAGCTAATCAAAAAATTAAAAGAAAGTCCAAAAGACGTTAGTTTTGATGATTTGCATAAAATTTTAATCGGCCTAGGCTATGAATGTAAAAATAGCGGCGGTTCTCATTTCGTGTTTCGTAAGAAAAACGCGCCGACGCTAACCTTGCCTAAGCAAAAGCCTATGAAAATTTGCTACGTCAAAGACGTGCTTGAAATTTACGCAGACTCAAAGGAAGACAAATGAAAAAAGATTTAAACTACTACCTAAATTTACCCTATGTCGCAATCGTCGTAAAGGATAAAAACTTTGACGATACGTTTTACTATTATGCCTACTACAAAGAGTATGAATATATAAAAGGCGCTGGAAATAACGAAGCCGAAGCTATAAGCGATTTAAAAAGCGCATTTAAAGACGCGTTGGTCGAAATGCTATCAGATAATGAAGAAATAATAGAGCCTAGGTCGCTTAGTATTAAAACAAAAAGCTATGCTATTACTATGAAAGAAAACATAATGCAAGAGATAGATACCACAGCAAAAGAGCTCGGCATTTCTCGTTCGGCATTC
Above is a window of Campylobacter showae DNA encoding:
- a CDS encoding SLATT domain-containing protein; the encoded protein is MTKEVLLKRIAESAYNVGFGAKKHFATYDITSKVPGIIEFLSLAIGVLALCFDVVSTKIVSTCLIIFGIVSIYISKYNESQVEYSKAASELTQIFNDMKDLYCDVKSKEHTENLDTDISKLKELEERFYLISRPKQIILSDWFAHYKFFWQWRTHIKWLVDELGLTKKDKIPLSFVAICTFMFVGLLILVFFDCIAVFWSLLINFC
- a CDS encoding type II toxin-antitoxin system HicA family toxin, whose translation is MSISSKLIKKLKESPKDVSFDDLHKILIGLGYECKNSGGSHFVFRKKNAPTLTLPKQKPMKICYVKDVLEIYADSKEDK
- a CDS encoding zeta toxin family protein, which codes for MDDQKKLYIFAGVNGAGKSTFYINQLEVDSVIYGARINSDEIVREFGDWQNPKDQNRAGRLALKLRKSYIKRGIDFNIETTLSGHSIVKFINEAKEAGYYITLYYVGLNSIELSKQRVAIRAARNGHSIDEATLERRFSQSFENLAHIIPICDVIYFFDNSELIEDREKQKFSNLNFIAKKQDGTITLYSPNKIEWFENVIKTVN
- a CDS encoding tyrosine-type recombinase/integrase, encoding MKNDEKLDFADEMANYRDNFISYNKIADKSINTINTYKNCLDGFVEFCYENNDIITFNNLSQKHITDYFIWLDELYKKKQKKKAINKSKSISSSTKLSYLTILKIFFKYITNNNDMLIDLEKILDNYKIAKKKTSKLENFMKESERDKILDYIENRLVKKPEYRYNKNYRDSLLIKLMLKSGLRISEALNLKFSDFQESDDGEFYDINILAKGGEYQTAYIAKSYIESEFTYLLERSDIDSYIFTGGLENKPISRQNAYSLLARIYRKCGIVNKRGCHILRHSFAMNMVEKNTNLGVIQKALRHKKIQTTMIYADATGDMVKKEMKRVM
- a CDS encoding type II toxin-antitoxin system HicB family antitoxin, translating into MKKDLNYYLNLPYVAIVVKDKNFDDTFYYYAYYKEYEYIKGAGNNEAEAISDLKSAFKDALVEMLSDNEEIIEPRSLSIKTKSYAITMKENIMQEIDTTAKELGISRSAFLAISAKNYIRTLQ
- a CDS encoding Fic family protein yields the protein MEKFSSLEILLYEKRNHIKNGFYHLNQIVFAYNSNHIEGSRLSKEQTRHIYETSSFFSEKDGEEIKINDILETRNHFKAFDFILEKIHEPITQDFLKELHRILKNGTSDDVIGDYKKTANYIGDFSTTKPKQVVQEIERLLSEYTIKTNIDIKDIIDFHYKFERIHPFEDGNGRIGRLIMFKECLKNGITPFIIDVEHQAFYYRGLKNYENQKGFLIDTCLSCQDEYEAILKDYIDGASIDLNEAYSTLEKVMSGFGTKIDGEA
- a CDS encoding Fic family protein — its product is MLSNIVNKINKNDFLQAQISSLENEIINSSLIEGEILDRASVRSSIKKKLDEKFDGLADTSSTRQTDNLISILIDANLNKAPMSIERLHGWHNAIFESGYSGLFKIKVAQFRDSQIQVVSGAMTREKIHYEAVPPKHIEKYMKLFLDFINNSQENAYVKSAIAHLWFVVIHPYDDGNGRITRALADYCLPNNNIKLYSISSIIQSNKKAYYEKLEQTTKLVSNPNCDFTAWIKWHLEMTNRAIKDSINLIKNIAFKTDFWDKFRTCNLNKTQQKVLNKVLDVGVSNFDGGIDIAKFASIAKISKDMAKKEIDELVKFGYLKIKENRNSYLLSNDSNTDLKHSYIDNENEDSKLKIQYK